The DNA segment TTTATACCTGTCATCAGTAAGCCATATTTTTATTTTGCCTTTGGCTTTAAAGATTCCCTCCGCTCTCATAACCGGCTCTACAATTACACAGTCAAATTCACCGGCGGGCACTTTTATAGTTTCTTTTCCGCGGACTATTACTTTTAGGGGATAGTTTTTTTTGCCCGTATGATTATCGATTAAGATATCTTTACCGGGCATAACATCCTGAGTACGGACATAATAAAATGATGAAAACACATCCTGAACGAAGGGATATGTTGGTATGGTATCATTGCCGGTTATCGCCAGATGCCGTCTTTGGTCGTAAATTGTTTGTTTATCGGCTTTATAACCTCCCTCGCGGAGACGTTTTCGAAAGTAGAGGCTGAAAACTCCGTCATAATCTATATAGGAAAAAACGGTATCATCAACTTTGTAGAAAGTTGAAACGAAGGCATTTGTGCGGGCAGTTGATATTACCTTATAACATTTTTGACCGTTATATTCGATTATTTCCGGTATCTGAAAAGCTGCCGTACCGGCGGGAATTATTCCATAACTTACGCCGAACTCCAGATATTCGCCCACATTAAATGCCCGGTTATCGATTTTTCGCCTCCACCAGCTTGAATCGGAGGCTCGGGCGATATAAGCTGAATCCGGCGGCGTTATTGAGTCTGTATTTTCTATCTGCAAGTTTTGAACCGTATCTGCATAAGTCGAATCATCCGCTAAGGCAAACCGGAAAAGACATAAAAGCATAAAAGCCGCAGTTGTTATTATGCTTAATTTAATCATTAATTTGAGATAACTCTACGATTTGAGGGAAAACCGTACGCAAAACTTCATCAAGTTCGAGGAAAGTCTGATTGTATTGTTCAAGAGTGCCGCCAATTGGGTCTTCAACTCTTTCCTGAAAGGAATTATACGGCTGGGGAAAACCTTTAAACATAAAAGATTTCGTTAAAGCTGTTTTATCCATATTAAAAATCGATTGGATATGTTCTGGCGCCATGGTCAGGATTAAATCCGAGTTTTGTATAAGCTTTTTGCTTAAGGGCGTTGACCTATGGTTTGAGATGTCAATATCCCAATGTTTAGCCGCCTCAACAGCATAAT comes from the Candidatus Zixiibacteriota bacterium genome and includes:
- a CDS encoding DUF3108 domain-containing protein, whose amino-acid sequence is MIKLSIITTAAFMLLCLFRFALADDSTYADTVQNLQIENTDSITPPDSAYIARASDSSWWRRKIDNRAFNVGEYLEFGVSYGIIPAGTAAFQIPEIIEYNGQKCYKVISTARTNAFVSTFYKVDDTVFSYIDYDGVFSLYFRKRLREGGYKADKQTIYDQRRHLAITGNDTIPTYPFVQDVFSSFYYVRTQDVMPGKDILIDNHTGKKNYPLKVIVRGKETIKVPAGEFDCVIVEPVMRAEGIFKAKGKIKIWLTDDRYKMPVKMQTEVFFLGSVTAKLRKFSYGEFPDDTLIINNE
- a CDS encoding low molecular weight protein arginine phosphatase — its product is MTEKSTYNILFVCTGNTCRSPMAEGIAKKIAEEYSTNHISISSAGTSALNGMPATDYAVEAAKHWDIDISNHRSTPLSKKLIQNSDLILTMAPEHIQSIFNMDKTALTKSFMFKGFPQPYNSFQERVEDPIGGTLEQYNQTFLELDEVLRTVFPQIVELSQIND